Genomic window (Methyloprofundus sp.):
TGTGAAATAGCATCAGGCGGCGTTAAAAACATCCCAACAATAAAAGCACCCACAATAATATAAGGACGTTTTTCAGCTAGTTGCTGTGGTGTAAAAAGCCCAACCCAGACTAAGACAATAGTAACAATAGGAACTTGAAATGCCATGCCAAAAGCAAAAAACATGGTTAAGGTGAAATCCAGATATCGAGCAATATCCGTCATTACCGTGACACCGGTAGGAGCTGCGGCCGTTAAAAAGCCAAAAACCAAAGGGAATACCACAAAATAAGCAAAGACCATGCCTAATGCAAATAACAGAGTACTCGCAATAATTAAGGGTGCAATCATACGCTTTTCATGCGCATAAAGACCTGGTGCTACAAAAGCCCAGAACTGATATAAAATGATAGGAATAGCAGCAAATATTGCAGCAACCAACACCAATTTAAAAGGCGTTAGAAAGGGTGAAACCACATCAATGGCTACCATAGAAGTATTTTCAGGCAACAATTGCATTAACGGCTTAGCAAGAAAACTGTAAATTTCATTAGCAAAGGGAGTCATAGCCAAGAAAACCACTAAAACACTTAATACGACTTTTAATAAGCGATTACGCAACTCAACAAGATGCGAAATAAAGGGTAACTCCTGCTCTTCACTCTCCATTATGCTTTTCTTCTTTCACTACGCTCTCTTTGCCTGTATCTGATTTTGCATCTAGAAAAGCCTCGGCGCGCCCATTTAGATTCAAGCCATTAGTCAAAGAATCAATATGCGCCTGCTGCTCCTTCAACAACTGTTTTAACTCTTCTTCCTGAAACTCTTCTTTGATTTCCGCCTTTACCGAAGCAACCATATTACGTGTTTTGCCCGCCCAAAAGCCAGCAATACGTGCAACTTTAGGTAATTTTTCTGGCCCAATGACCAGCAAACTAACCAAAGCAATTAAGCCTAGCTCCCAAAAACCAATATCAAACATACGTTACACTTTGTCTTGTTTTTTTGCAGTCACTTCACCCTCAAGCACATCCTCATCTTGTTCAGACAGTGGCTTGTTACTTTCCTCGCCATCTTTCATCGCAGAACGAAAACCTTTGATAGCTCCACCTAAGTCTCCACCGATATTACGCAAGCGCTTAGTACCAAACAAAACCAAAACAATCACTAACACAATAATTAATTGGGTAATACTAATTCCCATGACAAAACTCCTCTTAAATTACTTTTGACGTTGCGCCTTTTCTTCTAGTCCGGACAACCCAAAGCGACGCTGTAATTCTTGCAACACATCATCAGGGCTTAAGCCCTGATCTGCTAATAACACCATACTATGAAACCATAAATCAGCCATTTCATAGATAATCTGTTCTTTATCACCACCCTTGGCAGCAATCACTGTTTCAGTTGCCTCTTCGCCTATTTTTTTTAAAATAGTGTCTAAGCCTTTCGCATATAAACTGGCCACATAAGAAGAATCCGCAGATTCTTGCTTCCGCTGCTCCAGCACTGCGGCTAACTGTGTTAATACTTCACTCATTTATCGAAGATTCCTAGTTAACAATTATTTTTGATACATCTCGGCAGGATCTTTTAAAACGACAGAGTTTGTTTGCCATGCTTGCTCAGCATCTAAAGTACGATAAAAACAACTTTCGCGGCCAGTATGACAAGCAATACCACCCTCTTGTTCTATTTTCAATAAGATCACATCTTCATCACAATCAACAGAAATAGACATGATTTTTTGTCTATTGCCAGATTCTTCGCCTTTGCGCCACAACCTTTGCCGTGAACGTGACCAATAGACAGCATAACCACTCTCATTACTTAATGCCAGTGATTCACGATTCATCCACGCAAACATAACGACTTTACCTGTAGCAGCTTGTTGCGCAATAACAGGCACTAAACCATCATCAGTCCAACGAATGACATCCAACCAAGCTTCGGTCATGCTAAACGCACCTCAATACCTTCGTTTTGCATATATTCTTTTGCTTCCTGCACACTGTATTCAGCAAAATGAAAAATACTGGCAGCCAATACAGCATCCGCCTTGCCTTCCTTCACACCAGCTGCTAAATGCGATAAGTCACCCACACCGCCAGAAGCAATCACCGGCACCGAGACCGCATCACTAATGGCTCGCGTTAATAGCAAATCAAAACCTTCACGGGTACCATCGCGATCCATACTGGTTAATAGTATCTCACCTGCGCCATAGTCGACCATTTTTTTAGCCCACTCTATCGCATCAATACCTGTTTCTTTACGTCCACCATGGGTAAAAATTTCCCAGCGATTGGCTTCACCTTCAGCACTTACTTTTTTAGCATCTATGGCAACCACAATACATTGTGAACCAAACTTATCAGCTGCTTCTTTAACAAATTCAGGGTTAAACACAGCGGCACTATTAATGCCCACTTTATCTGCTCCTGCATTCAGCATGCAACGTATATCTTCCAATTTACGAATGCCACCGCCAACAGTCAAAGGAATAAAGACTTCACTCGCCACCTGCTCAACCACATGCACAATGGTATCGCGATTATCATGGGTTGCGGTAATATCAAGAAAAGTAATTTCATCAGCTCCTTCTCGATCATAACGCCGCGCCACTTCTACCGGATCGCCAGCATCGCGAATATCAACAAATTTTACGCCCTTTACCACTCGGCCATTATCAACATCCAAACAAGGAATAATACGTTTAGCTAAACTCATAACTGTCCTTTAAGAAAATGTTTCCGCAAGCTTTTCTGCTTCCGCAAAATCTAAAGTCCCTTCATAAATTGCACGCCCGGTAATCGCCCCCATAATGCCATCATCAGTAACTTTACCTAAGGCATGAATATCATCCATATTGGTAATCCCACCTGAAGCAATCACAGGAATATTGATAGCACGTGCCAGTTTTGCAGTCGCTTCGACATTGACCCCATTCATCATGCCATCACGCGAAATATCAGTATAAATAATAGCTTCAACCCCATGTGCTTCGAATTTTTGTGCCATATCAATCACATCATGATGCGATAATTTTGACCAACCATCAATGGCAACTTTACCATCTTTAGCATCCAAACCGACAATAATATGTCCAGGAAACTCCACCGCAACATCGCGTACAAAATGCGGCTCACTAACGGCTTTAGTACCAATAATGACATATTTTACGCCCGCGTCTAAATAGCCTTGTATAGTATCTTCATCACGGATACCACCACCAATTTGTACTGGTACATCAGGATAAGCTTCAACAATTTGGTGAATAATTTCAGCATTTCTAGGCTTACCTGCAAAGGCACCATCCAAATCTACCAAATGAATACGCCGCGCACCTGCTTCCACCCAACGACCCGCAACTTCAACAGGGTTATCAGAAAACACCGTATCATCTTCCATACGTCCTTGGCGTAAACGCACACATTTACCGTCTTTTAAGTCAATCGCAGGAATTAACAACATTTTTTAGGCCTCACAAACTAACAAATCAATAAAAAAGGGGAGCAATCAGGACTGACCATCCCAATGCAAAAAGTTCTGTAACAATTGTAGACCAACTGTCTGACTTTTTTCAGGGTGAAACTGAGTAGCAAAGACATTATCTTTTGCCAAAGCACAAGCAAAAGCCTCTGGATATTCTGTCGTACCTGCAATAGACAAGGCATCATCAGGCATAGCAAAATAGCTATGCACAAAATAAAACCGACTATCTTGTGGAATATCCTGCCATAAAGGATGACTATGCTGTTGCACTTTATTCCAACCCATATGAGGTATTTTCAGGCGTTCGTCCTGTGCATCACGCAAACCATCTGCAAAATGCACCACCTTACCTGGAATCAAATCCAAACAGTCAATACCTGCATTTTCAGCACTATGGCTTAACAAAGCTTGCATACCTAAACAGACACCTAATAGAGGTTTAGTCGCAGCGACCTGTAAGATCACCTCATTTAATTCCGCTTGCTGTAGCGCATGCATACAATCACGTATCGCACCTACACCAGGAAAGACCACCCTATCAGCGGCTAAAATGGATTGTTTATCAGAAACAACACGGACATCTACCTCAGGGGCAGCGTGTTGCAAGGCTTTGGCAATGGAATGCAGGTTGCCCATTCCATAATCTATAACGGCGACGGAAGACATTTGAACAAATTAATATCGGTTGAATAAAAAATAACTATGAAAGAATAGCATTCTCAAATAATGTTGGGTTACGTTATCTGCACTACGCTTGATAAGCTAACCCAACCTACATTAAGCTTATAGCACACCTTTGGTGGATGGCATCATACCTGCCATACGGGGATCTTCGGTAATTGCCATACGCACAGCACGCCCCATGGCTTTAAATATGGTTTCGGCAACATGATGC
Coding sequences:
- a CDS encoding sec-independent protein translocase protein TatC, with product MESEEQELPFISHLVELRNRLLKVVLSVLVVFLAMTPFANEIYSFLAKPLMQLLPENTSMVAIDVVSPFLTPFKLVLVAAIFAAIPIILYQFWAFVAPGLYAHEKRMIAPLIIASTLLFALGMVFAYFVVFPLVFGFLTAAAPTGVTVMTDIARYLDFTLTMFFAFGMAFQVPIVTIVLVWVGLFTPQQLAEKRPYIIVGAFIVGMFLTPPDAISQTLLAVPIWLLFEAGLLFSRLFVRNKKPRQIGLDKE
- a CDS encoding sec-independent protein translocase protein TatA: MGISITQLIIVLVIVLVLFGTKRLRNIGGDLGGAIKGFRSAMKDGEESNKPLSEQDEDVLEGEVTAKKQDKV
- a CDS encoding phosphoribosyl-ATP pyrophosphohydrolase gives rise to the protein MSEVLTQLAAVLEQRKQESADSSYVASLYAKGLDTILKKIGEEATETVIAAKGGDKEQIIYEMADLWFHSMVLLADQGLSPDDVLQELQRRFGLSGLEEKAQRQK
- a CDS encoding phosphoribosyl-AMP cyclohydrolase translates to MTEAWLDVIRWTDDGLVPVIAQQAATGKVVMFAWMNRESLALSNESGYAVYWSRSRQRLWRKGEESGNRQKIMSISVDCDEDVILLKIEQEGGIACHTGRESCFYRTLDAEQAWQTNSVVLKDPAEMYQK
- a CDS encoding cyclase — its product is MSLAKRIIPCLDVDNGRVVKGVKFVDIRDAGDPVEVARRYDREGADEITFLDITATHDNRDTIVHVVEQVASEVFIPLTVGGGIRKLEDIRCMLNAGADKVGINSAAVFNPEFVKEAADKFGSQCIVVAIDAKKVSAEGEANRWEIFTHGGRKETGIDAIEWAKKMVDYGAGEILLTSMDRDGTREGFDLLLTRAISDAVSVPVIASGGVGDLSHLAAGVKEGKADAVLAASIFHFAEYSVQEAKEYMQNEGIEVRLA
- a CDS encoding phosphoribosylformimino-5-aminoimidazole carboxamide ribotide isomerase; translation: MLLIPAIDLKDGKCVRLRQGRMEDDTVFSDNPVEVAGRWVEAGARRIHLVDLDGAFAGKPRNAEIIHQIVEAYPDVPVQIGGGIRDEDTIQGYLDAGVKYVIIGTKAVSEPHFVRDVAVEFPGHIIVGLDAKDGKVAIDGWSKLSHHDVIDMAQKFEAHGVEAIIYTDISRDGMMNGVNVEATAKLARAINIPVIASGGITNMDDIHALGKVTDDGIMGAITGRAIYEGTLDFAEAEKLAETFS
- a CDS encoding glutamine amidotransferase, yielding MSSVAVIDYGMGNLHSIAKALQHAAPEVDVRVVSDKQSILAADRVVFPGVGAIRDCMHALQQAELNEVILQVAATKPLLGVCLGMQALLSHSAENAGIDCLDLIPGKVVHFADGLRDAQDERLKIPHMGWNKVQQHSHPLWQDIPQDSRFYFVHSYFAMPDDALSIAGTTEYPEAFACALAKDNVFATQFHPEKSQTVGLQLLQNFLHWDGQS